CGAGCAGAGCGCCGAGCGTCGTCCAGCCGTAGTGTCCGTCGAGGTCGCCGAACCCGCCTGCGGCGCGCACGCCCAACGCGATGGGGATCAGCGACTCCGCCGTGTAGTGCCCGATCTTGTCGAGGAAGGTCCCAGCCGGCGAGAACGTCCCGCGCCAGCGGGCGACCTCACCGTCGGCGCAGTCGAGCAGCATCTGCAGCTGGCCGAAGAACACCGCGAGGAGGGCGCCGACCAGACCGGGGATCAGCAGCGAGCCGGCGGCCGCCCACCCGCTGAGGATCATGAGTCCGGTGACCGCGTTCGCGCTCAGCCCGAGGCGTACGAGTGGGCGGCTCAGGTACGGCGAGATGTCGCGCAGGTAGACGTCGGCGACCCAGTGCTCGGCGCTGCGGCGGGAGCGCACCTCGGGCGGCTGCGCGATCGCGCGGTACTCGGCGAGCGTCGGGTGGGTGGGGCGCACGGTGGACGAGTCGGACACGGCCGCCACCGTAGCACCAGGGTCAGTAGACCCCGCGCGCCAACATCGGGGGCTCCTGCACCGACCACCGCAGTGCCTCGGGACAGTACGGCCCGTGCCACTCGCGCACGACCTGGATCCCGCCCGACGGGACGATCTCGGCCCACCACTGCGGACAGTGCGCGCACGGGGTGATCACGAGGTCGGAGGCGTCGAACTCGACCGGAACCATCGGCGCGCTCTGGGCGGGGTGGCCACCGACGTCGCTGAGGTCGACGAGGAAGCCGTCGACCCGTACACCGAGCCTG
Above is a genomic segment from Mumia sp. Pv4-285 containing:
- a CDS encoding CDP-alcohol phosphatidyltransferase family protein, with translation MSDSSTVRPTHPTLAEYRAIAQPPEVRSRRSAEHWVADVYLRDISPYLSRPLVRLGLSANAVTGLMILSGWAAAGSLLIPGLVGALLAVFFGQLQMLLDCADGEVARWRGTFSPAGTFLDKIGHYTAESLIPIALGVRAAGGFGDLDGHYGWTTLGALLAVLILHNKALNDFVHVSRTFSGLPRLADSAETAAPRPGLVARLRRVARFIPFHRLYHSVELTLLALVAAIVDIVAGSAWGGLAGTRTLLVVLLPLALLAVIGHFVTILASSRLRA